The DNA segment CCCAAGCTGAATACTAAACATACGGGGATAATGTCAGACCAGAAGGCAGGTCCAACCTGACCCCGGTGGTTAAGCGGGAATGCGTCCAAGATAGGGGACGATCACCCCATAATTCAAGCAAGAGGACCAGGGAGTCTACATCCAGGTCTGAGGGGTACTCCGGTACTTAGTTCCACCGAGAAGATCGAATACAACAAAACAGTAAAACACCACCTCCTCCCAGGTACGAGGTATTCACTCTCCTAAACGCTTCGTACGAAACTATTTGGAACGAGAACAAAGATGAAACCACCCAGGAAATTCCTAAAGAGCAAGCTTACACAACAGGATACCAGTAGGCTCTGTACGTACCACGAAGATGTCGGGCACAATACCAACCTTTGCATGGAGCTAAAGAACACGATCGAGTTGCTTATTCAAAAGGGCAAGCTTCAGCGGTACCTACTCGCTAAGGATATAGGAGCCATCGACGTATACGGACGGATCCTCACGATCCATGGTGGAGGCCCGAAGGATTTACCTCCACGGAGGAGGAAGCGAAGCTCTAATTTCGGTCACCCTGAGGTTTTCAGTTTCCACAAGACCCCGCAGCAAGGAGGCGAGGCTAGATGGAAATCAATCACCTTCTTGGAAGAGGAGGAAGCCAACCTTAAAAtgccccatgatgacccctttTTTATCACGCTCCAAATCGACCACTACATTACTTCTCGGGTACTCGTGGACACCGAGGCTTCTGTTAGTGTATTATTTTGTGATGCATACAAAGCCTTGAACAGGGGACGGGCCAAACTGTCACAGGATAATGAGCCCCTTATCAGCTTTTCAACAGATATCGTCCAGCCACTAGGATCAGATTACTTATCGATCACGGTGGGAGAAAGTCCAAATTGTTCAACAATTAAAACAGAGTTCATTGTGGTCGACTGTGTTTCGTCCTATAATGCTATCTTGGGCCGGCCGACACTCTGGCGTTTAAAGACATTCATCGTAGGCCACATGCTCATGATGAAAGTGCCAACCCCAGTAGGAATAGCAACCATACGGGGTAATCAGGCTGCGGCAAGGCAGTGCTATTCTTTAACGGTATCTCGGGGTAAGGGAAAGTCAGAAATGTTGCATGTAGCTACCAACCTTCTTACGGACAGGTACGAGGACCCTTGAGATGATACGGACTCTGATGAAGAATGGCCCGGTGCCATGGAGGACATTGAGGAGGTCGTGTTATCCGAAGAATTCCTGGACAGAATTGTCAAGATAGGTACCAAGTTGGCTCCGGCTATTAGGGAAAACCTAATCTCGTTCCTCCGCTCCAATACATCCACTTTCACTTGGTCATACAAGGACATGCCCGGTATACCAACTGACATAGCCATGCACAACCTTAGCATTGTTCCTTTCTCGGCACTGATAAGACAAAAGCGTCGAGCCTTCACACATGATAAGTACAGGGCTATCCAAGTTGAAGTGAAGAAGTTAATGGCCATCAATTTTGTCAGGGAAGTGGCGTATCCCCGGTTAGGCCTGGGACTTGGAACCGTAGAACCGGCaaaaccgcaccgaaaaatCCGGTTCGGTTCAGTTCTTTGAAATTCTAGCATACTattttttcggttcggttcttaAAGATGTAATAGCAATTAGGTTCCGGTTTtagttttttaaattttttcagaACCGAAGTACATATGTCAGTGTATAATAGGGTGTTAATGCCTACTCTATCCCCTTAATATAAACAAGGCCGCAGGAGATTGCAGACTTtaccaaaactccaaaataaaaaacagatcAGCCgttcgtttcaaaaaaaaaaaaacagatcagCCATTTACATTCGGATCAAAACTTTAGCCTTATCTCTCAAATCTCAATCTCATCTCTCAGACTCGTCTCTAATCTCTCAAACCCCGAAAAAACATCGATCAATTCTTCATCCCCAATTCAAACACGAAACGCCCAAATTAATACCCtgatttcttcatctcattcTATCTCTTCATCCCTAAGTGGAAATTTGAAAGTTGGAGATCACTTCAATTAGGAATTCAGGATAGAGAATTCGACTGCTTGCACACCTAAATCTAAGCAGTTCATGAGTTCATGTGGAACCCAGAACTGGTaaaaaatcttcttcttcttttttttggctgaaatgCTTTGTTGCTGAGGTGGGTCATCCGTGATTaatttctctctcccttcaTCTCTCCCCCCTTTCCATAAAGTTCCAGAAAATtaaacaacaaagaaagaaagttgaTTCATTCTCTCTCCATGCTTACTACCTTTTTGCCCTCTTCTATGATTCATTCCATAAAGTTGACAAGATGCAGAAAGTTGGATTGATTAATTGCTGAGCATCTATGTGGCTGCATGCTGCTTTATGAGTTTCCATGCTTTCTCAGTTTCTACTTCaaatcattttaatttttcCAAGTCTATGAAATTTGCTAAAGACTTTGTAGTTTGTAACTGTGTTGTCGTTTATAGGTTATAACCTAACTTTGTTGTCATTTGAAGTTGTTATTTGAATGTTTGGTATGTACTGGAGTATTATGAATGGCTCAGTCAGGCATTTCAAGTCTCTGAAAATGGCTGAAAATAGTAGGTCACCTCAGACAGGTTAACTATGTTTAGGAACCGGAAAAAGACTTGAACCGAACTGACTATATTCGGTTCGGGTTCAAAACAGTTCCAAAAGTTTTTGACATGGAGACCGAACCAATTATAGttgttaatttttgttttggttccaCAGATTTTTAACTGGAACCGACCCGATCCCAGGGCCGCGTAACTAACTTATCAATAGTATGCGGCTCAACCCATAGAAGTGCATTTTTGGGGTTGAAGTAGGGAAGTTCCTCAggtacatcattagccacaTGGGAATAGAGCCGAACTCAGAAAAGGTGCAGGCTATATTAGACATGATGTCCCCCACCTACCGGAACGAGGTTCAATCCCTTACGGGTAAGGTGGACGATCTGTCAAGATTCATTTCAAGACTCACGGACAAGTATAATACTCCTTTCTTTAAGTCACTGAAAACCTAGCAAGTCAAGGTAATAGCTTGGACCGCTGAGCACGAAGCCGGTTTTCTCAGCCAAAAGGCATACTTGGCAACGGTATCACTGCTGTCCAAACCTGTTCTCGGAGAAATGCTTTACATATATCTCGGGGCATCTTCGACTGCCGTAAGCTCTGCTCTGATCAGGCGGGATTCCAATTGTGAGTACCTGGTGTACTAAGCTGGAAAAGGTTTTACTGGTGCAGAATCAAGGTACTCGGACATTAAGAGGTAGCATTGGCCCTCCTAGTGTCATCCCGAATGCTCAGACACTACTTCCAGGCACACTCGATCACCAttttcactaatcacccattAAGGCAGGTTTTGCAGAAACCAGAGACATCTGGAAGAttaattaaatgggccatcgaATTGGGAGAGTTCGACATCAAGTACAAGCCCCGGACAACTATTAAGGGCTAGGCAGCTGCAGATTTCATTTATGAACTTATTCCCTCCCATGATCCACCCATGGGAACACCTGAACCACCAGTCCCTAACCCACAACCACCAAGCATTTGGCGATTGTACTTTCATGGCTCATCTAATAGGAAGACAAGTGGTGCTGGTATTTTGCTAATCAGCCCGGAGGATAAAGTCTACGAGTACGCCCTCACGTTTGCCTTCAAGGCATCCAATAATGCCGCAGAGTACGAGGCACTCATAGCAGGTCTCCAGATCGCCTGGGAACTAGGCATCCAGCACCTTCATATCTTCAGCGATTCCCAGTTGGTTGTGAATCAGATTAGCGGTAACTTCGAGGCAAAAGAGCCCCATATGTCCTCTTACTAGGCCCTAGCCCGAGCATTAGCTCATAGATTCACCTCCTACATCTTCACTCAATAACCTAGAGCAAAAAATGACAAAGCAGACGCCCTAGCTAAGCTTGCGGCAACTTCTCTAAGTCCTGCATACGGGGCTACCAAGGTCGAAATACTGGAAAAGCCGAGCACTTCTAAAACGGTGTCAGAAATATTTATGGTGGACCACACTGCCCCTTGGATGGATCCAATCTTGAAGTACATGGTTGATAGTTTGGCCCCGGACGACAAGGTTGAGGCCAGGAGACTCCAATTGAGGTCAGCTCGCTACACAATCATGGATGGAAAATTGTACAGAAGAGGTCATTACTTCCCCAACCTCAAGTGTGTGACACCAGAGGACGACCACAAGATAATGAAAGACATACACGCTGGTGTATGCAGCACACAAGACCCTGAGGGCTGGATATTTTtggccaaccatgtcggcccTAGCTCAAACAATATCAAGCTCTTGTCTTAAGTGCCAAATGTATACGAATATTCCAAGGGCACCGCCTATTGCTCTCTCCATCCTCCTCGCACCATGGCCTTTCTGCCAATGGGGCCTGGACCTGATCGGTAAGCTTCCTACAGCAGTGGGACAATTCAAGTACGCCATTGTAGCTATTGACTACAAAACAAAGTGGGTAGAGCCGGCACCTCTCGTCGCTATCACTACGGAGAAAGTGAAGAACTTTATGTGGAAAAACATTTACTGCAGATTTGGAGTCCCGGACAACAGGGCCTAGTTTGACAACGATGAACTCAGAACTTACACCGAGAACATGGGCACTAGAATCCTCTATGCATCCCCAGCTCATCCACAGACTAATGGTCAAGTTGAAGCcgtcaacaagataatcaagaaaatactaaaaaagaagctcgacgatgCCAAGGGTCTTTGGGCCTCTAAACTCCCGGAGGTATTATGGGTTATCAGGACCACGACGATAGAGGCTACCGGAGAGACCCCTTTCTGCATGGTTTTTGGGTCTGAGGCAGTCCTTCCCATCGAAACACAAATCCCAAGCACCAAGATCCAGTACTTTGATACGGGTACCAATGCAGAGGGCCTACAACTTGATGCTGATTTGCTCGAAGAACAAAGGGATGTAGCACACATGCATAATCTCTCAAACAAAAGGAGAATAGCTCGCTATCACAATGCCAAGGTACAGTCCCGGACACTGAAgttgggggactgggtcatgaaacAGGTTTACCCAGAACCCCAGGGACTGGATCCTTCATGGACAGGCTCGTACGAGATCATCGAAGAGGTAGGCCCCTCGACCTTTTACTTCCGTGACATGGATAGAGTCGTTTCCCGACATCCATGAAACACGTAGCGTCTCCGGTACTATTACAAATAGCTCTTGGAGCATCTTACCCTAGCTTTTGATCATccagctatggcaagctacccatcgggtactTATTTTATATGAGCCATCAAGTGCaatttttgaatgaaaaaatggattattcagaccattgcatgcattttttttcttgtcaccGGACATTCCGAGAATCAAGCTATATTGTTAATTACTTGATTCCGGTAATAAGTAATTTAAAGGGCTAAATTCTGATTACTACCCTATAGTTTgtgttcaaaatcaattcagtccctgaacttctaattttatcaaaaacacccctgcactttcaattttgatataataggtccaatttgttagttttccaataattgaagttatttaacttgttaatgtggctcatatatggcctatgttttatgatgtagTGTCGAGGTGGcttgcatagtcaatttaggagtgagtcatactataaaataaatagttttttaacaaataatccaactataacttgaactcataacagaatattaatgaattggacttattagatcaaaattgaaagtgcaggggtgtttttgatgaaattagaagtccagggactgaattgattttggacctaaatcacagggtagtaactagtatttagccctaatttAAACATACATTTTTTGACAAGGCATAAAATACAAGCAATCTTAATCCCTTTTAACATTTCcattcaaaaacaaaagcaacccCGCACTACAGAGCAAAGGAAATCAACTAGGGACTACCCCAATACCAGCTTGAAGCCATTGTTCAAAAAATGGGTGTAACAAAATAAAGGCCCCAGAAGGCAAACTTCCTAATTATGAACATCAGGATGACTACCAGTTGCCCCTCCCTCGGGTCTAGCACTCTTGCTTCCCAGTTCTCTCTCCTTGGCCTCttgttccttcttctttttctcaagcAGTCTCTGCCTGAATTTGGCTTCATCCAAGTACCTAGCTGCCACCCACTCTTTGTACTTTATGATCACGGCTTTGTCAAGCTCTTGGGAGTCCTTGAACCCGGCAACAGCCTCTTGACTTTCAATGGGAAGGCGCTCCTCAAGATGCTCTATTTTGGCCTTCCATGACTTTGCAGATTCTTCAGCCTCTTTCACGAAGTCCCGGACACTTCCTATCTCAGTCTTTGCCCCAGCAAGTTCGCTTTCAAGCTCCGAGATCCTTTTCTTCGCCGCCTCCAGCTCGGTTACCTTTGGAGTTAAGTACTCCACCTTTCTATTCAAGGAGTCCCGCTCCTTCTCCAGCCTTGCCTTCTCCCTGTGAAGATACTTCACTTGCCCGGAGAGGTTACTAACCTCCTCATTCAGTTGCGTATCTTCCTCACTAACATCGATTGCGTATACATTTGAACAATGCCTGTGACATCCCGTCAGTACACACGAATAGTGCAAACAGTTGGCAAATAATTTATAATATAGAAATACTAGTACCCGCATCATTGATTCTCGGGCGATACGCCGATTTTCTTAGGGGGTGTTCTCTTTCGCTCGTACCCGGTCGAGGTCTACATCCTTTAGATCGGCGAGCATAGAGCACACGAACTTCTCATCAGCAACCCCGTACTCGTCCAACAATTGCTTGATGGGCTTCTTGGGGACTAGTGGCATGGCCAGAGATAGCAACCCAAGGGACAATGACGGCTCCAGTCCCGGAGGGTGACTTTTCTTCTGCCTCTTGGGTCCCGTCCCTTTCACGTCTCGGCTGGTGTAGGTAACCTCTTCCTTGTCCCTGCTCCGATGTCTGTGCCGATGGAACCTCTTCTTCTCACCTAGAAGCAAGGCCTCCTCACTACCAACTGACCTAGTGGAACGGGAAGAGAAAGAGCCAGACACGGGCGCCTTTCCTCTCCCGGGATCAGCAATGGTAATTACGTCCCCGGCAGTAGGCTGCTCGCTCTGAGTAATGGGGCTTTAGGATCAGGGTTACCATACCCCTCGTCAGGAATCTCGAGAAGATATTCTTCAATTGAGCGACCCGTAGCCTTCTACACCAGGTCAACGTCAATGTGAAGGGCATCCTCTCCTTGGCTTATGAGGATGTCCatcaacttgttttcattgatctTGTCATCCTCCTTACCTTTACCGGGTTTCCTCTTCGGCACTTTCACTACAAACAATTTGAAAGGTCAATCCTCAAACACTAGtgagttcaatttttttttttttttctagaaaaaCCAGCCTTACCGAGTAGTCTTCCTATGCCTAGCCTATCTAGTATGGAGTACCGAATAAACCTATAGgagcttctttcttcttcactccaTACAACGTATACCCGGGCTACCCGTTTTCTCTAGACCTCCGACAATGAGTATGACTGATCCCCAATGGCCTGAAACGTACCCGTTAAGTGCCATTTCTTATTTCTAATCTGCCATTGCCCTCCAGCAAGAAATACCTTGTTCCTCCACTTCTTGCTTTGAGTGGTTGGCATGTCGGTAACTAGAGGCTCATAGTCCCGAGCGGCGAACGTCACCGTACCTTGACAAGACTGTTTCCTTGAGTATAAAACCCAGTACACGGCTCGAAATTCGTTGATGGTGGGCCACCTTTGCTGGCAGAAGTCCCACATTGCCATCATACTCAAAATTTGTCGCCAGGCATTCGGAGTCAACTGCCCCGGTGACAGGTTTAGCATCCTCAACAGATATTGTAGGCACCGGGGCAGTGGTAATGACAGCCCTTGGTGGAACTGGTTCTCGTGCAGCGCCACCCATCCCGGAGGTGGTATTGCTGCCATCTCTCCAGACTTTAGAGGCCTGAGTTCTACCACGTCTGATATTCCCCATTTCATCCTCATCGTATTGATCTCCTTCATTGTTATACTTCTCCCAGGCTAGTCGCACATAGTCCTGTCCACTAGCGTATATCTCAGTTTAGGTATGCCCTCGGGAATGGCTACTGTGACTCCTTGCACCTCCGCCCCAAAATCATCCTTGCTGTCATCTACATCAGTACTCTCACTACTCTCCGAGAACACCCCAGTCGAAGATCTGGTGTTCTCTGCCAACCTCATACGAGCACTACTGCCTACCAGGTACCCGTCAATATCTGCTTCTGCTTTTCTCACAGAAAATTGATAGGACGATCCCACGTCCCCAGCCTTGGTTTCTAATTCCATCCTAGAGCTATGTGAACCCGAGCCTTAAATTCGCTATCTGGAATCAGAAACACAAGGGTCAGCCTAGGAATTTAGATCTACGGCTTTGTTGAAGCGCGGATCGTTCCCCACTTCAAACCCAGGAAaccaaacaaacccaaaaaacaaaaacaaaaaccccagAGAAACCCAATTTTTCTTTCCCAATTCTTTCCCAAAGCACTACCTACAGGCAACCCACACCAGCATTATTCTTATTCCTTTTTCAttacaaacacaaacaaaacccaGGGGGGATAACAGAAACCAGAACACATCCatgacacaaaaacaaaaacaaaaacaaaaacaaaaaaaaacaaacaacaaaatcaCACAAGCAAACAAAAACCATACTATGTTTCCTGCAGATGGGATTTGACCTTTTCTTCAGTAGTCGATCGTTCGCTCCCTCCAGAAGTACCAACACCACCTCTCCCCAAGatcgttttctttttcctcttactGCAAACCGTCGGACCCTTTTTAGAGAGTTTGAGTTTTCACAAAAAGTGAAAGGAGACAGTCGatttccctcttaaattcaacCTGCGAGCAATCACATCCGTTGAAGACAAAAAGCCTTCAACCGTAGTATCACTCCATGTGTCCCACATCCTCTCTCCACGCCTTGAAACTATCAGTCAATGGGATGGGCATTTATTGCACCACCCACTCTTTACGTCCCACGTGGCTGACATGCACGAACAACCCTACCGAGTACCAAAGGCCCAAGGCCACAAAAACTCTATCGGGTACGAGACTCAATCTCTCAATCCCACCTACACCGGGATCAAAGGTTCACTCACCTCATCTAGTACAAGAGGCCCTAGGCCTATCTACTCCACTAGGTATACTAGATTCAGCCCCACCCTATTGGGTATCAGAGGTGCAACCCTCACAAACCCTAccgggtaccagaggcccaAGGCCACAAAAAACTTATCGGGTACGAGACTCAAGCCCTATTCCCCACCTGTAGAACAACCCGCTCAAGACATCTCTTGCACGAGAACTTGGGGGACTCCCCATAGGCACACTAGAGCCAAACCCTGTGCCAAAATCTAtcaagtccccacccaagaaataTCTTGAActggaacttgggggacttgtacatactaggGAACACTTTactaggtttggcactatcAACTGAGGCTCGTATGGATACCTAGATACcatgccatgggccgggttcacaacCCACCATGATGGTGCTCATCATGGGCGACACCACGGACACCCAGGGCCTCGGACCCGGCCAGCACATTCCATCGAAGAAGACATCAAAAAGCAGAACTACAAACGGACAACCTATGTCCCACATTAAGGAGAATGGATACTCCTTCCCCATGCCCTCGTATAAGGAGTCAGCCCAACCACCTTTTCGGGGGTAACAATTCCTTTATTTACTATTATTTGATTCATTTATATATTAGTATCTTACTCAGGCATCAAAGAGGCATAAACCGTCTggtacggtttatccctctaaCGTTGTGTTCCTGGTACatgatttaggagttggatcggtaccccaggTGGTATAGCATTCTATGTGAGGTACccagagaaagccaccagaaataCCTCAGCcaggagctcgtcctgtccctctcTTCGTATTATGGAGCAGCTTACCGCCGATGTGGATACCGCGAGGTATATGTATAGTATCTCACCCTGCACtggaatggagaggagtggaaTTGCCGCTAAGTATTCCTTTAAACTTTGGAATGCCGCCTCGCTGTCCGGAGTCCAATCAATTTCCTTTTTGTGGGTCCTCTTCATGGCTTTGAAGAATGGGAGGCATCTGTCAATGAGCTTGGAGATGAAGCATGATAGTGcagttagcttgccctggaggctttgAACATGCACCTTCCATTGTGGGgatttcatgttgaggatggcctgtaACTTGTCggggttggcctctatgcctcGTTCGCTAACGATGTAGCCCAGAATTAAACTGGCTAGCAGTGACGCCAAAAAAGCAGTTCTCAGGGTTGAGGTGCATACCGTAGGctaagagaatggcgaatataatGTGGAGGTTTGCTACATGTCTGCTGGCTTTGATGCTCTTGCCAAGCATGTCGTCTACGTATACCTCTATTATTTTGTCGAGAtgctccgcgaacatggcgtccATCAACCGCTGGTATATTGCTTTGGCGTTCTTAACCTGAAATGgatgacattgtagcaatacAGGCTTTTGTCggttgtgaaggtggtgcactcttgGTTACCGGGGTTCATCTTAATTTGGTTGTATctggagaaggcgtccatcatacATTCTCcacagaccttacttgattcacttaaatcttgaggagagcctgttgttgctgattgtagaacaactttggcaatatgtgttttgtgttatcacccttaatataacctagcttcatctattcgatgcaagctgcattgtgttcataaatgcaagtaggctcttcagtggtagaactcaaaccactaatccctcgaatatgtgcaatgatagttcttaaccattcacactcacgaaccgcctcatgtacaacaataatctctgagtggttcgaggaggtagcc comes from the Rosa chinensis cultivar Old Blush unplaced genomic scaffold, RchiOBHm-V2 RchiOBHmChr0c32, whole genome shotgun sequence genome and includes:
- the LOC112181370 gene encoding uncharacterized protein LOC112181370, with product MKPPRKFLKSKLTQQDTSRLCTYHEDVGHNTNLCMELKNTIELLIQKGKLQRYLLAKDIGAIDVYGRILTIHGGGPKDLPPRRRKRSSNFGHPEVFSFHKTPQQGGEARWKSITFLEEEEANLKMPHDDPFFITLQIDHYITSRVLVDTEASVSVLFCDAYKALNRGRAKLSQDNEPLISFSTDIVQPLGSDYLSITVGESPNCSTIKTEFIVVDCVSSYNAILGRPTLWRLKTFIVGHMLMMKVPTPVGIATIRGNQAAARQCYSLTVSRGKGKSEMLHVATNLLTDRYEDP
- the LOC112181372 gene encoding uncharacterized protein LOC112181372, with protein sequence MGTRILYASPAHPQTNGQVEAVNKIIKKILKKKLDDAKGLWASKLPEVLWVIRTTTIEATGETPFCMVFGSEAVLPIETQIPSTKIQYFDTGTNAEGLQLDADLLEEQRDVAHMHNLSNKRRIARYHNAKVQSRTLKLGDWVMKQVYPEPQGLDPSWTGSYEIIEEVGPSTFYFRDMDRVVSRHP